In Lolium rigidum isolate FL_2022 chromosome 3, APGP_CSIRO_Lrig_0.1, whole genome shotgun sequence, the genomic window TTTCAAGCCCCACATCAACTCCTCAAGGTACTGTAGCTGACGTGCGTGGACCCATCTGTCTGTCTAGTCTTAAGAATTCACGAGGATTGATTTTCTTCGTACGTATAGCGACTTCCCCATTCCCTCCTTGAGATCTCGTCTCCATTCTCGAATCTCGACCATCCCCGTCgccaatcttcttcttcctctcccgccgccgccgatgcctcCCAAACCCAAACCCTAGATCCCGCCCGCCTTCGGTCGACACCACTACCGCCCCGCCATGGATCTATCTGCCTCCAGCTCCAGCTCCCGCCACGGGCGCCTCCCCTTCTCCCCGTCAGTCTCCACTCCGACCTTCTCCTCCACTCGCGCCCCGTCCTCGTCCCCCTCGCCGCACCACGACCGCCGCAACTCCACCTCTTCCCCCAAACCCCTCCTCTCTTTCCCTTCCCCTACCTCCAGGCCCAACTCCTCCGCCTCAGCCGCCGGGCCCCGTGCCGCGGCGCCTCCGGGCTTTGCCCACAACGCGCGCATCTCGGCGGCgctcgcgccggccgccgccttcctcctcgACCTCGGTGGCATCCCCGTCTTCGCCGTCCTCGCCGTTGGGCTCGCCGCGGCCTACCTTCTCGACGCGCTGCGGCTCCGGCAGGCCGCCTTCTTCACAGTCTGGGCGGCACTGCTCGCTGCTGACGTCGCATTCTTCTTCTCAGCATCCCTCTCGTCCGCTGCTTCCACCACGCTGCCCCTCACGCTACTTGCGCTGCTCCTCTGCGCCGAGACCTCCTTCCTCATAGGCGTCTGGGCGTCCCTCCAATTCCGCTGGATCCAGCTTGAGAACCCTACAATCGTTGCCGCGCTCGAGCGCCTCCTCTTTGCGTGCGTGCCTATTGCAGCGCCTGCAATCTTCACATGGGCAGTTGTCTCTGCAGTCGGCATGACTAATGCTTCCTACTATCTCGCCACATTCACCATGCTCTTCTACTGGCTTTTCTCCATACCCCGCCCGTCTAGCTTCAAGAACCGAAAACAGGATGCTCCATTGCAGGACAGTGATGGCATCCTTGGCCCGCTGGAGAGCTGTGTGCATGCCTTGTATCTACTCTTCGTGCCAGTGCTGTTCCATGCTGCGTCTCACCACGCCACACTATTTGCATCATGGGCCAATGTGTGTGATCTGCTTCTGCTCTTCTTTGTACCATTCTTGTTCCAGCTCTATGCATCTACACGAGGTGCCCTGTGGTGGATTACCAGGGATACACGCACAATGGATCACATAAGGATCACCAATGGCTTCGTTGCACTTGTTCTAGTGGTCCTCTGCCTAGAGGTTCGAGTTGTATTTCACGCCTTTGGAAGGTACATCCATGCACCCCCGCCACTGAATTACCTGCTTGTCACCGTCACCATGCTTGGTGGGGCTTTGGGTCTGGCAGCACATGCTGCTGGCAAGGTTGGAGATGCAGCTAGCTCGCTGGCTTTTACGGGGTTGGCCGTGCTTGTCAGTGGAGCAGGTTCTCTAGTCATTGGATTCCCTCTCGTGGTATGTTACAATCTGCTTCATTGTGATATCCGCATTCCAACTTTGTAATCTACTTTAGCACAACTCAAATGTTTATTTGTAATACGTTCTGAAATATTCTAATCTGTGTTTTTATTTGTTCAACTTATTATTCTTAGCGACATCGCATGCTATCTTGAACTAACACCTGTTATAAACTAAAGAGTAAAGCAAATCTTGTACGTATTATAAATTATGAAATTGATCAAAACCCTTGTAGTCTTTGGTGCATCTAAGTTAATAATTATTGCTGtatgttaaattgttatatactAGTTGTTAGATACTAATATTGGTGCTTCACTCTTTCTTTCTCAGCTAGTTTTATACATCCTTTTAAGGAGTTAACCTCTAAGTAAAATAATTTTCTTTTTCATTGCCTTTGATCTGTATGCTTGTGGTTGGCTGTCCATCTTAGTCACTGTCCCATTTGTTTCAAGGTGACACGTAGACCCCTTTAAGTGTTTGACTTAATGTAGGTCATGCATTTTTTTTGGCAGTTGTTCTGGATGATCCTCATATGATGAATACTAAGTGATATCTGCCCTTTTGGTGGCCAGGCTTGATTAGAATTTTCAGTTTAGAGTTCATGATTCAGCACTAATCTGTTCAGAAATAACTGTTGTCTTGGTGAATATTATCATCCATATTTTAATCAACATTAGTTCGTTCTGTTCCCATATCAAAGTTGTCCGGTAATACATGGCAATGGCTTCTTGTTGTTGGTGCTCTTCAATTTTGCTGTTTATTTTACTTTGAGAAATTATTTATTATCTGTATTAAAGCTGACACATCTGTACTGGCTGAAAGTTGCCCTGCCCTGATATGACAGGTTTCACTATTTAATTAACACATGAATGTATTGTTATGTAACATTGATGAAATGATGTTTTTGGTCTGCTTCAGTTGTTCCAGTTTCATAGTGAATGAAGTCCCTGAACATATGGGCGTTCATGGAATCAGTAGGATGTGTGCTAATAGGGTCTTTCTCACTGAAAGTGTCTTAAGGTGGCTGGGTATGTAGAGACTAGAGACACATTTCTTGCATGGTCGACTAGGTTGGATTGGCATGACACGGTGTGCATTGATAATTTTTTTTGGAGATTGCCCATAGGATTGATTTTTTCGCTTGAGATCTATTGACACAATCTAATCTTAGTCTGGTCTTTTAGTAATGACACAACAACATGTCCCGTTGAAACTGCAACCCAGTTGTCCTAGTATGGATACCTAGAGAATAACTATTTTTATTGGTGTTGCTTTTATTTACTACCTGTCCTTGAAGTTTCAGCTTCTATATGACTATCTTGGAAGCTGCTGTTTGTCAGCATCTATATGACTATTTCCAAGCTGCTCTCTGTTGTTTTGCTGTTCCATCTATTGAACTCCTCATTGATCTATTTGCAGTTCCTTCCACTCCCAATGCTTTCTGGCTATTATGTGGCGAGGTTCTTTACTAAGAAAAGCTTGTCATCATACTTCACATTTGTGGCAATATCAAGCTTGATGGTCCTTTGGTTTGTAGTGCATAACTATTGGGATCTAAATATTTGGATTGCTGGCATGCCAATGAAATCGTTCGTCAAGTACATTGTCGCAGCTGTCATCATGGCAATGGCTGTTCCTGGTTTGGCACTTCTCCCAACAAAACTGCGCTTTCTTGTGGAACTTGGTCTTATTGGTCATGCATTATTGCTATGCTACATTGAGAACCGACTCTTCAACTATGCTACCATGTACTACTTTGGATTTGAGGATGATATAATGTATCCAAATTATATGGTTTTGATCACAACCTTTTTCGGGTTGGCTCTTGTAAGAAGATTATCTGTTGACCAGAGACTTGGGCCCAAAGCTGCTTGGGTCCTGACTTGTCTCTATTCATCAAAATTATCAATGTTGTTTATCACGTCAAGATCGGTGGTATGGGTTTCAGCTGTTTTACTACTTGCTGTCACCCCTCCTCTACTTCTTTACAGGTACCTGCTTTAACTTCATGTTCTAGGCCTCTAGCTGAATATCTTCACTTCTTCACTGAACAGTCTTCCTGCCTTCCAGAGACAAGTCCAAAGGGGCTCCAATGATGAAGATTTGGCAAGCTTATTTCCATGCATCCGTAGTAGCCTTTTCTGCATGGCTCTGTCGCGAAACAGTTTTTGAAGCTTTACAGTGGTGGAATGGAAGGCCTCCTTCAGATGGACTTCTTTTGGGGTCATATATTCTATTGACTGGTGTTGCTTGCATCCCAATAGTGGCTCTCCATTTCCCTCATGCTCAGGTAATTGATACTTGGCATTTTATTCTGTTTTAAAAGATCATTCTTCCCAAAAAAGCTTCTTTGACGTTATTATCTATTCACGGTTTACTGCTATACTTGCACACTAACGTGAATTTTCTCAACTACTCAACGAAGATCTATTGAGAGTTTGTTGATTTTCCAGACATTAATGTTTTACTCTTACAACTCTGAAATGTTGTACATTGACATACAATCATTAGCCCCATATCGCAAGAAAATTTGTAGCGTTTTGAGAATGCCCAAGTGATTGACATTGCTTTTGGTTTTACATAGTGATTTGACCTGCCCCAGTAAATTAGATGAGAATGTGTCCAGAAAAATGACGATGCAAGTCTATGAACTTTGACATGTTTGAGTTGTGTGTTAGTTTCAATATTGTCTGATGTTTTTTGAACTGAAAATAGAGTCTTGTAGACGCAATGCCAGCTGTTTGATGAGATAATGTTACTTTTAGTCTTTTGCCCTGGAACACTGGAGAATGCTTTCCATCCGTTGGATTTTGAATTAGATAACTCCATACTTATATCAAGAGTTTATACAAAGGATCCCACTTGTACGTCATTCTTCAATTAAGTACTTTTCTTCATGTAGCATGCACAAAGTAATTAAATAATGTGAAGTCGTAAGAGTATCTTTGGAAGTTACAGCCCTCGCCTTTTAGTTTTGTTACGCTAGGTAAATGCTTGAAATAATCCCTGCTTGTCAATGTAAGGTCAACATGACATCATGTAGTTATATGCAAGCATTTAGGTTCTTCTTGAGCATGATTACGAGAGGCCAGTAAGCATATGGATTTTAAAGTTTGGAGTCTGAACCTTTCAGtatttttgtttatgtaaaaGGCAGGTGCTCTTCCCATTTCATTAAGATAGAGAAAATAAACAGCTGCCCCAAGAGAGAATTAGATGACAGTCAAATACTCTCTCCGTTCCCTTTCTAGTTGTACTAAATCAGATTCAATAAAAAacgaatggagggagtagaaaacAAAAAACGAATAGAGAGAACAAAATATTACAACACCACATTAAATTTCTGGTAAGATAgccatatatatgtatatatgtctttactattaaattgcaattggTGGTGTCGGTAGGTAAAAAAACCGGCTCTAAGTTTTCGCACGTCAAATAAACCTGCCATCGCCCGTACATCATCGGCAAAGCCAGCTTACCGATGTGGGACAAAACTTCTGTAGAGATTGCAACCAAAACAAACAAATTGTTTCTCTTTTTGGGGTGCCACTCGACATCGTCTTCGAGAAGCCCACCATGAGGTACGAAGCCGCGAGCTCAATGGCGCCAAGCTTCACCGGCGGTTCCATCCCCTTGGGCTGCCTCGCCGCCGTACGGGATAGTAGTGTCGCCTCGCGTCGGATGGGAAGGCCAAGctccgtttggggcgccactcggcATCGTCTCCGAAAAGCCCAACATGAGGTACGAAGCCGTGAGCTCAATCACGCCAAGCTTCACCGGCGGTTCCATCCCCTTGGGCCGCCTCACTGCCGTACGTGATAGTAGTGTCGCCTCGCGCTGGACGGGATGGCCCGGTACGAAGGGCGCCTCTCCACGCCACGCGCTTGAGGCCTGAGGAGTGTTTCTCACGTCCGTCCAATGTCGGACCATGTTCCCGTCATGGTAAGACTCCCACATCCTGACTTGCTCTAACCTGGAACGCTCTCCTCGGAGATGGAGCTTGGGTGGGAGCACCTTCCGCGGGAAGGATGGGAACGACAGCTACCAACGCCAGCGGGAGGTCGTTGACCGTGTCACCGCCCACATGTGTTGTGCCGGTGCGGGTGCCGTGACCATGTCGGCGCTCCCCTCGCCCTCATCCACGCCCACCGACGGAAGTTTGTGCTCTGTCGCTGTCCTTCTGAGCTTTGTGGCCGACTGGCCGGTGCTCCACCACCGCCCGGAGCACTGCAGTACAAATTGTCCGCTTGACAAATTGTCCGCTTGAACAAGTACAGCTCTGCCTCCCTGCGAACTCCTCCAGCTCAGGGCTGCCTCAACCACCTCCCTCTCAGCCCCATATCTAGTATCTTGGTAGCCCGTGTGCTGCTTCCATAATGTTGGAGATGTAAATTCAGTGGCTTGGAGGTGTTGGGCAATGAGATCGAGCCAGGTGTCAAGAGCATGGAGTGTGGCAATGTGCGATTTTTGTCTTGTGATTCTGTACATGAAATTTGGCAGTGTGCAATGTGCAATTGCAATCTTCAGAATTTTCGAATGCTCTGACACTTAAGTAGAAAAACTTCAGAGATTGTAGAGTGGAATGGTATTGTCCGCCCGTTTCAGTATTGAGTACCCATCCATTGAAATCAATGTTAACGGATCGAGCTGATTCGAATTACCCTGTGATGGTGACATCAAGCTTTGGCATGGTGACCGCTCAGGATTAGTGTCTGAAGGAAGAACGGAAGATCGAGATGTCAGGGGTTTGCACACTACATGTGAACGCGAGAGGCATTCTCATGCAGTGCTGTTACCATGGCTCACCAGCAGTGTGAAGGCAGTTTTAATGGTGATTTCGGTGCAATTATCCTCACTTCATAGCGCAGTCAACAAAAGGagataaaataaaagaaacataaaTTTTGAGGAAAAAATAAATTCTAAAAAACCCCAAAACAAATGCCAGTAAAAAGATATAAT contains:
- the LOC124702813 gene encoding uncharacterized protein LOC124702813; amino-acid sequence: MDLSASSSSSRHGRLPFSPSVSTPTFSSTRAPSSSPSPHHDRRNSTSSPKPLLSFPSPTSRPNSSASAAGPRAAAPPGFAHNARISAALAPAAAFLLDLGGIPVFAVLAVGLAAAYLLDALRLRQAAFFTVWAALLAADVAFFFSASLSSAASTTLPLTLLALLLCAETSFLIGVWASLQFRWIQLENPTIVAALERLLFACVPIAAPAIFTWAVVSAVGMTNASYYLATFTMLFYWLFSIPRPSSFKNRKQDAPLQDSDGILGPLESCVHALYLLFVPVLFHAASHHATLFASWANVCDLLLLFFVPFLFQLYASTRGALWWITRDTRTMDHIRITNGFVALVLVVLCLEVRVVFHAFGRYIHAPPPLNYLLVTVTMLGGALGLAAHAAGKVGDAASSLAFTGLAVLVSGAGSLVIGFPLVFLPLPMLSGYYVARFFTKKSLSSYFTFVAISSLMVLWFVVHNYWDLNIWIAGMPMKSFVKYIVAAVIMAMAVPGLALLPTKLRFLVELGLIGHALLLCYIENRLFNYATMYYFGFEDDIMYPNYMVLITTFFGLALVRRLSVDQRLGPKAAWVLTCLYSSKLSMLFITSRSVVWVSAVLLLAVTPPLLLYRDKSKGAPMMKIWQAYFHASVVAFSAWLCRETVFEALQWWNGRPPSDGLLLGSYILLTGVACIPIVALHFPHAQSAKRLLGLVVATGLLFVIMQPPVRLSWVYRSELIMAAHLSDDDTSIYGFVASKPTWPSWLLIATGVLTLAAVTSIIPVKYVVELRALYAVGAGITLGIYISVQYFFQAVVLYPLLVATIVSAAVFIVFTHLPSESSTRVLPWVFSFLVALFPVTYLLEGQLRAKSFADEDEAEKFTNMLAIEGARMSLLGLYAAIFIIIALEIKFELALLLRDKAADRGIAHGPSGGQGSAFPPKARLLQQRRAHAAPTFTIKRLAAEAAWMPAIGNFSVVLCFIICLVLNVTLTGGSNRAIFFLAPILLLLNQDSDIVAGFGERQRYFPVIVSISGYLLLTALYRTWEETWPGSGGWALDIGGPGWLYAVKNVALLVLTLPNHILFSRFMWDYVRQSDSKLLLTLPLNLPSIIMTDILAVRVLGLLGVIYSLAQYLISRQIRIAGMKYI